In Microcella indica, the genomic window GCTCGAGGTCGGCGGGCTGAGCGTCGCGCAGGCCGCGCGCGTCATCGGCGCACTCGACTCCGACGTCCCGCTGTCGAGCGTGTTCGGTGTCGCGCAGCGTGCGGTGAGCATCCCGTCGTCGCCTCGCGAGGACCGCGACGCGTCGTCAGAGCTGGGGGAGGGCGCCCGCCTCATCGCCGAGCTGTGCGCGCGCCGCGGCTGGCGCGTGCACGCGAACAACCCGGGCCTCGCGATCGCCGCGCGCGTCATCGGCACCTACGCCGACCTGGGTCTCGACGCACTCACGGCAGCCGTGCTCGAGCCGGGCGCCGAGGCGGCCGACCTCGTGGCGCGCGCCGATCTCGACGGCGTCGCGCAGGCCGGTCCCGATCCTGCCGCCATGACGCGCGTCGTCGCCGTCGGCACCGTGCTCGGCGACAGCCTCGCTGCGGGGCTGCGCCGCATCGCGCAAGAGGCGGAGTCGTTCCGACGCTTCCCGCTCCCCGCGGGCGTGCCCGCGCCGGAGCCCTTGACCGCCGCCGCGATCGCGGCCCACCTCGAGGAGGACTGCTGATGACCACGACCGATGTCGCCGATGCTCGCCACGACTGGCGCCTCGACCTGCCGCCGAGCCGCTGGCACCGTCCGCTGCTGGTCCTCGCCGTCGCGCTCGCCGCCCTCACGGTGGTGACTCTCGTCGGCTGGGTCGTCGACGACCGCGAGCTGTTGGGCGTGAACCTGTGGGAGAAGCCCCTCAAGTTCGCGATCTCGGGGGTCGTCTACGCGGTCACGTGGGCGTGGCTCATCGGACACTTCAGCAGGTGGCGCCGCGCTGCCTGGTGGGCCGGCACGGTGATCGCGATCACGCTCGCGATCGAGCTCGTCGTCATCGTGGGCGCCGCGGTCGCCGGCATCACGAGCCACTTCAACGTCTCCACACCGCTCGCGACGACCCTGTGGTCGGTCATGGCGGCGGCGATCACGACGCTCTGGGTCGCGACCTTCGTCGCGGCCGTCGCGCTGTGGAGGAACCCGGGTGCCGACCCGGCCCGGCAGGCGGCGATTCGCAGCGGGGTCGGGATCTCGCTCCTCGGCATGGGATTCGCCTTCCTCATGACGAGCCCCAACGCCGAGCAGCTGGCCGACTTCCAGGGCATCGCGGGGGCCCATGCCGTCGGTGTCGCCGACGGCGGCCCCGGGCTTCCCCTCCTCGGGTGGAGCACGGTCGCGGGCGACCTGCGCATTCCGCACTTCGTCGGCATGCACGCGTTGCAGGCCATACCGCTGCTCGCGCTTGCCCTCGAGCTCGCGGCCCGGCGCGTCGTGGTGCTGCGCGACGCCGCTGTGCGCCGCGGGCTCGTGCTCACGGGCGCGGGCGCCTTCCTCGCGGTCGTCGGCCTCGTGACGATGCAGGCCCTGCGCGGCCAGTCGATCATTGCTCCGGATGCTCTGACCCTGTCACTCGCGACCACCATCGCCGCTCTGGCTCTCGCCGGGGCGCTCGCCGTGCTCGCCGCGGGCGTGCGCCGACGTCGAGCGTTGGCTGTAAGCGAGTCGACCCAGAACGCACCCGCGCCCTAGGTTCGAGGTATGGCACCTCACGCGGCGGCAGTGGTCGGATCAGGGCCCAACGGTCTCGCCGCCGCCGTGATCCTCGCTCGAGCAGGCATCCGCACGACCGTCTACGAGCGCTCCGCGCACGTCGGCGGGGGAGCACGCACCGCGGAGCTCACCCTGCCCGGCTACCTGCACGACGCCGGCTCGGCCGTGCATCCGCTCGCCGTCTCCTCCGGATTCTTCCGGCGGTTCGAGCTCGCGAAGCGCATCGAGCTGCGCACTCCCGAGCGCTCGTACGGGCATCCTCTCGATGGCCGCCCCGCGGCGATCGCGTACCGCAGCCTCGATCGCACCGCACACAACCTGGGGGTCGACGGTGCGGCCTGGCGGCGACTCTTCGCGCCGCTCGTGGAGCGCGCCGCGCACGTCGCCCAGTTCACGGGGTCGAGTCTCATGCGGGTTCCCGACCATCCCGTCGCGGCGGCCCTCTTCGGCCTTCGCGCCCTCGAGCAGGGCACGCCGGCGTGGAATCTGCGCTGGCGCGACGATGCGGCACCCGCTCTCCTCACGGGTGTCGCCGCGCACTCCGTGCAGCCCATGCCGTCGCTCGGCACGGCGGGCACGGCGATGTCGCTCGCGACGGCGGGCCACGCGGGCGGATGGCCGATACCGGTGGGCGGCAGCCAGGCGATCACTGACGCTCTCGTCGCCGACCTGCTCGCGCACGGCGGGCGCGTCGAAGCGGGCGTGGACATCGCCTCGCTCGCCGAGCTGCCGCCGGCGGACGTCGTGCTCCTCGACGTGACCCCTCGAGCTCTCATCCGGCTCGCGGGCGATGCGCTGCCCGACGGCTATCGGCGGCGGCTCGAGCGGTACCGCTACGGCTCGGGCATCGCGAAGGTCGACTTCGCGCTCAGCAGCCCCGTGCCGTGGGCCGACCCGGAGCTGCACGCGACGCCCACCCTGCACCTCGGGGGCACGCGCGAGCGCATCACGGCATCGGAGGCGACCGTCGCTCGCGGGCGGCACTCCGACGATCCGTACGTGCTCGTCTCCCAGCCCTCGGTCGTCGACGACTCGAGGGCGCCCGCGGGCCACCACGTGCTGTGGGCGTACACGCACGTGCCGAGCGGGTCGACGGTCGACCAGACGGAGGCGATCACGCGGCAGATCGAGCGGTGGGCGCCGGGCTTCCGCGACGTCATCCTCGCCTCCACGAGTGCGACGGCCGCGCAGATGCAGGTGGAGAACCCGAACTACATCGGGGGCGACATCGCCACGGGCGCCGCCACGATGCGGCAGCTCGCCGCACGACCCGTCCTCTCGCCCGAGTCCTGGCGCACGCCCGTCCCCGGGCTCTACTTGTGCTCGTCGGCCACCGCGCCCGGGCCGGGAGTGCACGGGCTCAGCGGCGCCTACGCCGCGCGCAGTGCGCTGCGGCACGAGTTCGGGCTCGAGGGTCTGCCGTTCCTCGGCATCGACAACTCCGGCGCCGACTCCCGCAGCACACCTGGAGGCGACTGATGGCCCGCACGATTCGGTTGTTCCACTGCCCTCCAGAGGCGGTCTTCCCTCGTGTCGAGCATCCTCATAGACCCGCCCCTGCACTTCCGCAACCGCAAGGCCCTGCGCCGCCTCGCGTACCTCGCCGAGGGCCAGTGGACGAACCACGAGACGGACGAGCGCTCGAGCGCGGAGGATCGCGGCGAGGAGTGATGCTCGCCGGGCGGCGATCAGTCGAGGTCGAGCGAGTCGCCAGCCTCGAGCGCGACGAACGTGCCGCCGTGCAGCTCGGTCACGTGCTGGATGCGCGCGTTGGCCATCTTCTGCCCGATCTCCGAGTTGATCCGTTCGTGAGTCGGGAACGAGCGGCGGGGGCGCACGGCGTCGACGTAGTCCATGACCTCGCCGATCTTGAGCCACGGCGCG contains:
- a CDS encoding phytoene desaturase family protein, whose protein sequence is MAPHAAAVVGSGPNGLAAAVILARAGIRTTVYERSAHVGGGARTAELTLPGYLHDAGSAVHPLAVSSGFFRRFELAKRIELRTPERSYGHPLDGRPAAIAYRSLDRTAHNLGVDGAAWRRLFAPLVERAAHVAQFTGSSLMRVPDHPVAAALFGLRALEQGTPAWNLRWRDDAAPALLTGVAAHSVQPMPSLGTAGTAMSLATAGHAGGWPIPVGGSQAITDALVADLLAHGGRVEAGVDIASLAELPPADVVLLDVTPRALIRLAGDALPDGYRRRLERYRYGSGIAKVDFALSSPVPWADPELHATPTLHLGGTRERITASEATVARGRHSDDPYVLVSQPSVVDDSRAPAGHHVLWAYTHVPSGSTVDQTEAITRQIERWAPGFRDVILASTSATAAQMQVENPNYIGGDIATGAATMRQLAARPVLSPESWRTPVPGLYLCSSATAPGPGVHGLSGAYAARSALRHEFGLEGLPFLGIDNSGADSRSTPGGD